A stretch of the Xyrauchen texanus isolate HMW12.3.18 chromosome 20, RBS_HiC_50CHRs, whole genome shotgun sequence genome encodes the following:
- the LOC127660304 gene encoding LOW QUALITY PROTEIN: uncharacterized protein K02A2.6-like (The sequence of the model RefSeq protein was modified relative to this genomic sequence to represent the inferred CDS: inserted 3 bases in 2 codons) — protein MAALLGTGKTYEELLNVLKAHYNPKPSEIVQRYKFNSCTRKNGETVADFVAELKKLAQHCEYGATLSQMLRDRLVCGVNDDRMQRRLLSEVDLNFEKAFNICQAMESANKNVKDLQGMLTDETAQATRMLKGQTPVHKVYSAERKGPERDFVCYRCKGNHAPEECRFVNELCHKCGKRGHIKRACKSKQAGASFQKAPFKGQRVERKEKEKGRRSHLVKEEEVSEEEDASDINTIYSVSQNLPKVAPITQKLKVNGMEVEFEVDTGCGVTIISKEQYSKLWKRTDMPEWRSCKLNLKTYTGEKMGVLGQVTGRVTCQEVGKKLAMVVVEGAGPNLLGRGWLKDLGLLPQLVNKVTTTPALKLSEVLDRHTEVFKEELGQLKGTTANIQVNPEAQPRFYKPRRLPFAVKPLVEAELQRLVEEKIIEPVQFSEWAAPIVPVKKPDGSIRICGDYKLTVNRASSVEQYPIPKVDDLFAQLAGGQKFSKLDMSHAYQQIMLDKSAKKYVTINTHKGLYTYCRLPFEIASSPAIFQRTMEGILQNMPHVTVYLDDILVTGTSEEEHLRTLEEVLSRLERSGLRLKRSKCEFLGEEVVFLGHKISAAGVHPVAEKVKAIQEAPTPQSVSELKAYLGLLNYYHKFLPSLSTLLAPLHALLRKETKWAWGSEQKEAFXKSKNLLQSSAILVHYDIKKPIILACDASPYGVGAVLSHRMEDGTERPIGFVSRTLNAAEKNYSQLEKEGLAVIFGVKKFHTYLYGRQFTIVTDHKPLISLFNELREVPQMASPRIQRWAVTLCGYEFTIVYKAGKEHQNADGLSRLPLTEKGIETQAEEERVLLLEENDVPLVKAEQVRKWTDKDAVLTRVREYVLRGWPKXEWTSPFFGAYTKKRDELSVQGGCVLWGARVVVTPPGRAALLKQLHINHPGITRMKGLARSYMWWPQMDAEIEGMVKTCATCQENRNSPPCAPLHPWEMPNLPWRRIHIDYAGPWLGRMFLILVDAYSKWLDVYPLHKSTSTVTIQCLRQSFSQHGIPEMVVSDNGSSFTSAEFQEFMTQNGIKHITTAPYHAASNGLAERVVQTFKSLMKKSTGDSIETKLARALFSYRITPQSTTGKSPAELLCGRKLRSTLDLIHPDFKSQVQEKQMKQKLYHDRHARKRQVTEGDQVYTKNFGSGPIWVPGTVQKQTGPVSCTVALGNGQIGSESTTNDKGPTKEDVEILVLSQVPDCEQEPSSDQRLEETFVGDQGSESTTNDKGPTKEDVEILVLSQVEG, from the exons ATGGCAGCGCTGTTAGGAACG GGGAAAACATATGAGGAGTTGCTAAACGTGCTCAAAGCCCATTATAATCCAAAGCCGAGTGAAATTGTGCAAAGATATAAGTTTAATTCATGCACACGGAAGAATGGAGAGACTGTTGCTGACTTTGTGGCTGAGTTGAAAAAGTTAGCACAACATTGTGAGTACGGGGCAACACTTTCGCAAATGCTGCGAGACAGACTCGTGTGtggagtgaatgatgacaggatGCAGCGACGGCTATTGTCAGAAGTGGACTTAAACTTTGAGAAAGCATTTAATATCTGTCAAGCAATGGAAtcggcaaacaaaaatgtaaaagatttacAAGGAATGTTAACAGATGAGACAGCGCAAGCAACGAGGATGCTGAAAGGACAAACACCGGTGCATAAAGTGTACTCGGCGGAAAGGAAAGGCCCGGAAAGAGACTTTGTGTGTTATAGATGCAAAGGAAATCATGCGCCCGAGGAATGCAGGTTTGTGAATGAACTCTGTCATAAATGTGGGAAGCGTGGACACATAAAACGAGCATGCAAGTCGAAGCAAGCTGGGGCTAGTTTTCAGAAAGCACCGTTCAAAGGCCAAAGAGTGGAGAGAAAGGAAAAAGAGAAAGGTAGGAGGTCACATTTAGTCAAAGAGGAGGAAGTGAGTGAGGAAGAGGATGCAAGTGATATCAATACAATTTACAGTGTATCACAAAACCTACCTAAAGTGGCCCCtatcacacaaaagttaaaggtGAATGGCATGGAAGTGGAGTTTGAAGTGGACACAGGATGTGGTGTCACAATCATCAGTAAGGAGCAATATTCTAAACTATGGAAAAGAACAGACATGCCCGAGTGGAGATCATGCAAATTGAACTTGAAGACATATACAGGTGAGAAGATGGGGGTGCTGGGACAAGTCACTGGAAGAGTGACATGCCAGGAAGTAGGAAAAAAACTGGCAATGGTCGTAGTAGAAGGGGCAGGGCCAAATTTGTTGGGCCGTGGCTGGCTAAAAGACTTAGGGCTGCTGCCACAGCTGGTAAATAAAGTAACAACGACTCCAGCGCTAAAATTGTCAGAAGTTTTAGACCGGCACACTGAAGTGTTCAAAGAAGAGCTAGGACAGCTTAAAGGCACCACAGCGAACATTCAAGTTAACCCCGAAGCACAGCCACGATTCTATAAGCCTCGACGTTTACCCTTTGCAGTAAAACCCCTGGTGGAGGCAGAGCTTCAAAGACTGGTGGAAGAGAAAATTATAGAACCAGTACAGTTTTCAGAATGGGCAGCACCCATTGTACCTGTGAAGAAGCCAGATGGCTCAATTCGAATTTGTGGGGATTATAAACTCACAGTAAACAGAGCATCCAGTGTGGAACAATATCCTATTCCTAAAGTGGACGATTTGTTTGCACAGTTAGCTGGAGGGCAGAAATTCTCAAAGCTGGACATGAGCCACGCGTATCAGCAGATCATGCTTGACAAAAGTGCCAAGAAATATGTCACTATCAATACACACAAAGGACTGTACACTTACTGTAGGCTACCATTCGAGATAGCGTCGAGCCCAGCCATCTTCCAACGCACTATGGAAGGAATCTTGCAAAACATGCCACACGTCACAGTTTATTTGGATGACATTTTAGTCACAGGGACTAGTGAGGAAGAACATCTGAGAACCCTGGAAGAGGTATTGTCTCGGCTAGAAAGAAGTGGGCTGAGATTGAAACGCAGCAAGTGTGAGTTCCTGGGAGAGGAGGTGGTATTTCTTGGCCACAAAATCAGTGCCGCAGGTGTGCATCCAGTCGCAGAAAAAGTCAAAGCGATCCAGGAAGCCCCCACACCGCAGTCTGTGAGTGAACTGAAGGCTTATTTAGGCCTGTTGAACTATTATCATAAGTTCCTGCCTAGTCTATCCACTTTGTTAGCACCATTACATGCACTGTTGAGGAAGGAGACAAAATGGGCATGGGGCTCTGAACAAAAAGAAGCCT GCAAGTCAAAAAATCTTCTGCAGTCCTCAGCCATTCTAGTGCATTATGACATAAAGAAACCGATCATTCTGGCTTGTGACGCTTCTCCATACGGGGTTGGAGCCGTGTTGTCGCACAGGATGGAGGACGGCACAGAGCGACCGATCGGATTTGTGTCAAGAACACTGAATGCAGCTGAGAAGAATTACTCTCAATTAGAGAAGGAAGGTCTAGCTGTCATTTTTGGAGTAAAGAAATTCCACACATATTTGTATGGGAGGCAGTTCACTATTGTAACGGATCACAAACCATtgatttcattatttaatgaactgCGAGAAGTGCCACAAATGGCATCGCCACGTATACAGAGATGGGCTGTGACACTGTGTGGATATGAATTCACCATTGTATACAAAGCTGGCAAGGAACATCAAAATGCTGATGGACTAAGCAGACTGCCTTTAACGGAGAAAGGTATAGAGACTCAAGCGGAGGAAGAAAGAGTACTTCTGCTTGAAGAAAATGATGTGCCCCTTGTCAAAGCAGAACAAGTGAGAAAATGGACAGACAAAGATGCAGTTTTAACTCGAGTGAGAGAGTATGTGCTCAGAGGATGGCCAAA AGAATGGACGAGTCCGTTTTTTGGAGCATATACTAAAAAACGAGATGAACTTAGTGTACAGGGAGGCTGTGTTCTGTGGGGAGCGCGCGTGGTGGTTACCCCGCCGGGCCGCGCAGCTTTATTGAAACAATTACACATCAATCACCCTGGAATAACCAGAATGAAAGGTTTGGCACGAAGTTACATGTGGTGGCCACAGATGGACGCAGAAATAGAAGGCATGGTAAAAACTTGTGCCACATGTCAAGAGAATAGAAATTCTCCCCCCTGTGCACCTTTACATCCATGGGAGATGCCAAACCTGCCATGGAGAAGAATCCACATTGATTATGCTGGTCCGTGGTTAGGGAGAATGTTCTTAATCTTAGTGGATGCCTACTCTAAATGGCTAGATGTGTACCCGTTACATAAGTCTACCTCTACTGTAACCATTCAATGCCTGAGACAAAGTTTTAGCCAACATGGGATACCTGAAATGGTGGTGTCGGATAATGGCAGCAGTTTCACAAGTGCAGAGTTCCAAGAGTTTATGACCCAAAATGGCATCAAACACATCACCACAGCACCGTATCACGCAGCTTCTAATGGATTGGCTGAACGGGTGGTGCAAACGTTCAAAAGTCTGATGAAGAAGAGCACAGGAGATTCCATTGAGACAAAGCTTGCTAGAGCATTGTTCAGTTACAGGATCACACCACAGTCGACTACTGGAAAATCTCCTGCAGAACTGTTGTGTGGAAGAAAGCTAAGGTCTACCTTGGATCTCATCCATCCTGATTTTAAAAGTCAAGTGCAGGAAAAACAGATGAAGCAAAAATTGTACCATGATCGGCATGCTAGGAAGAGACAGGTGACTGAAGGTGACCAAGTGTACACTAAGAACTTTGGATCAGGGCCTATCTGGGTTCCTGGGACAGTTCAGAAACAGACGGGACCGGTGTCTTGTACGGTTGCACTTGGAAATGGCCAGATA GGGTCAGAGTCCACCACAAATGACAAAGGTCCCACAAAGGAGGATGTAGAGATTCTGGTGCTGAGCCAA